Below is a window of Streptomyces sp. ITFR-16 DNA.
CCGACCGACAGGTCGATGTTGCGGGTGATGACGACGGCCGACTGGCCGACGGCGAGCAGCACCAGGATGGAGGAGTTGAGCAGCAGGTCCTTGATGCCCTGGTCGGACAGGAAACGCGGATTGGCCAGGTAGGTGCCGAGGATCAGCAGGACCAGCGCCCCGGCGATGGAGATCTCCCGGGCCCGGAACACGGTGTCCACGAGCGAGGCCGCACTGCGGGCCGGCGCCTCGGGACCGCTGTCCGGCGGGCCGGCGACGGTGGTGGTCATGCCGCTGTCCTTTCGCCGAGTCCGGTCGCGGCCTTCATGACGTTCTCCTCGGTGGCGTCCGCGCGCGGGAGTTCGGCGACGAGCCGGCCCTCGTGCATGACGAGGACCCGGTCGGCCATGCCGATCACCTCGGGCAGGTCGGAGGAGATCATCAGCACCGCGAGGCCGTCGGCGGCCAGCGCGGAGAGCAGCCGGTGCACCTCGGCCTTGGTGCCGACGTCGATGCCCCGGGTGGGCTCGTCGACGATGAGTACGGTGGGTTCGGTGGCCAGCCACTTGGCCAGCACGACCTTCTGCTGGTTGCCCCCGGACAGCACCCCGACGGTGTCGGCGAGCCTGCTGTACTTGAGCTGGAGCCGCAGCGCCCAGTCGGCGGCGCGGTCGTGCTCCAGGGCCCGGCTGACCAGCCCGTTCCGGCGGACCTCGCCGAGGCCGGTGAGCCCGATGTTGCGCTCGATGGACATCTCCATGACGAGCCCGCGCTGCCGGCGGTCCTCGGGTACGAGGGCGAGCCCGGCGGCCATCGCGGCGGTCGGCGAACCGGCGCGCAGCGCGGTGCCGTTCACCCGCACCTCGCCCGCGTCGGCCCGGTCGACCCCGAAGACGGCCTGTGCCACCTCGGTCCGGCCGGCCCCCACGAGACCGGCCAGCGCGACGATCTCGCCCCGGCGCACCTCGAACGACACGTCGCGGAAGACCCCCTCCCGCGTCAGCCGGCTCACGGACAGCGCCACTTCACCGACGGCCGCCTCCTGCTTCGGATAGAGCTCACCGAGATCCCGGCCGACCATCCGGCGCACGAGATCGTCCTCGGTGAGCCCGTCCAGCGGCTCGGAGGCGATCCAGCGGCCGTCGCGCAGGGTGGTGACGCGCTGGCACAGCTCGAAGATCTCGTCGAGCCGGTGCGAGATGAACAGCACCGCGGCGCCCTCGGCGCGCAGCGTCCGTACGACGGAGAACAGCCGGGCCGTCTCGCTGCCGGTGAGCGCGGCCGTCGGCTCGTCCATGATCAGGACCCGCGCGTCGAACGAGAGCGCCTTGGCGATCTCGACGATCTGCTGGTCGGCGATGGAGAGCCCGCGGGCGGGCCGGTCCGGATCGAGGTCGACCCCCAGCCGCCCCATCAGCTCCGCCGTCGTCTCCCGCACGGCCCTGCGGTCGATCCGCCCGAAGGAACGCCGGGGCTGACGGCCCATGAAGATGTTCTCGGCGATGGACAGATCGGGGAAGAGCGTCGGCTCCTGGTAGATGACGGCGATCCCGGCGTCCCGCGCCCCGGCGGGCCCGTGGAAGACGACGGGCTCCCCGTCGAGGAGCACGACACCGTTGTCAGGACGGTGCACCCCGGCCAGCGCCTTGATGAGCGTGGACTTGCCCGCTCCGTTCTCCCCGGCGAGCGCGTGCGCCTCACCGGGGAAGAGTTCGAGCGACACATCCCGCAACGCCCGCACGGCCCCGAAGGACTTGCTCACCCCCTTCAACGCCAGAACCGGCACCGGCCCCGGCGCCGGTCCGGCATCCGGGCCCTTGACGGGCATGTTCATGAGGGGCTCCTGAGCGGTGGACTGTGCGGCTACGTGAAAGGTTTCAATCAAGTTCCTCGGAAGCTAGACGGGGGGTGCGGGCGCAGTCAATGGGTGGGCACGGGGAACTTCTGATGGTTGAAGGGTGAGGTGATGGGAAGGGGGTCCGGGTGCACCGCCCCCGCAGAGCTTCGGCGCGACGCCTGCGGGGGTCCCGCTCACCCGCTGTGATGAATCGATTCACGCAGGCGGACGCATCCCCGCTCTTACGCCGTCACTACAACACCCTCGCTACGGTGCTGTGGCCTGCTGAAAAGGCCCTCCCGAGGGAGGGCCTGATACGGGCTGGGCGAAAGCGCCCCCGGCAGGACTCGAACCTGCGGCCAAGCGCTTAGAAGGCGCCTGCTCTATCCACTGAGCTACGGGGGCCGGGTGGTGGCTTCGGTGACCTGGAGCCCTGGACCCGGGCGGTCCGTGACCTTGCCGGGACAAGGATAGGGCTCCGATTGGCTCGACCCGGTTGCTTCACCTGCGTGGCACGATGTGGAGGTTCGGTGAAGCGAAACGATAATCGCAGGTAGGTGCGATTCGTGCACCGCTTTTGACGCCTCACGCCCCGGGTGTTGTGCACTCGTTATGCCTGCGCCCCACTCGTCCCCTCTGTCCGGACGGGGGAACCGGCGCGCAGAGGGGCCTATACGCTTCAAAAAGGCGCCAAAATTGGGCATTCTTCGCATGTGGTGACCTTGGACGTACGGCCTCAGCTCATCGACGCACTTTCCGCCCTGCGCGACCGTGTCGCTGCCGTGCGTCTTCCACTCCCGCTCCCAGGGGCCCCACGTGCCCGGCAGACCAGGACCGAGCTGCTCGCGCAGCTCGACGACTATCTGCTGCCCAGGCTCAAGGACCCCGAAGCCCCCCTGCTCGCCGTCATCGGCGGATCGACCGGTGCCGGCAAGTCGACGCTCGTCAACTCCCTCGTGGGGCGCCGGGTCAGTGAGGCCGGAGTGCTCCGGCCGACCACGCGCACCCCCGTCCTCGTCTGCCACCCCGACGACCACCACTGGTTCACCGGCGTCCGGGTCCTGCCCCAGCTCACCCGGGTCTGGCTGTCGCCCGAGGAGTCCGCCGACCCCGGCCAGTGCGACGACCTCGACGGATTCGACGGGAACGCGGCCGAGGAAGGGACCGCGCTGCGCGTCGAGACCGCGGCCGGGCTGCCGCGCGGGCTCGCCCTGCTGGACGCCCCCGACATCGACTCCCTCGTCGTCCGCAACCGCGTCCTGGCCGCCGAACTCATCTGCGCGGCGGACATCTGGGTCATGGTGACCACGGCCTCCCGGTACGCCGACGCCGTGCCCTGGCATCTGCTGCGTACCGCCAAGGAGTACAACGCCTCGCTCGTCACCGTGCTCGACCGGGTGCCGCACCAGGTGCTCGCCGAGGTGTCGCGGCAGTACGGCGCCCTGCTCACCAAGGCCGGCCTCGGCGAGGTGCCGCGCTTCACCATCCCCGAACTCCCCGAATCGGCGGGCGGAGGCAGCGGACTGCTGCCCACCACCGCCGTCGCCCCGCTGCGTGCCTGGCTCACCCACCGTGCCCAGGACCCGGCGGCCCGTCAGCAGGCGGTCGGGCGGACCGCCGCCGGGGTCATCGACTCCCTCGACGTCCGGATGCCGGCGCTCGCCGGGGCCGTCGCCGCCCAGTACGCCGCCGCCGTACGGCTGACCGGTGTGGTCGAGGACGCGTACGCCAAGGAGGGCGCCCGGGTCCGGCGGCGGCTGCAGAACGGCGGCGCGCTCGCCGGGGACGCCCGGACCCGCTGGCGCGGCTACCCGCTCTACAGCACCTCCGAGGAAGTGCTCGACGCGCTGGTGGAGAGCCTCGCCGCGCTCCTGGAGTGCGCCGTCGCCGCCGCCGACGAGCAGATCCGCACCACCTGGCGGCGCGAACCCGCCGCCGGGCTCTTCGCCTTCGAGTCGGCCGGCCGGGAGGACGGCGGCTGGGGACCGGCCGAGGACATCCGGGGCCGGATCGCCATGACCGTACGCAGATGGCGCCGGGTCCTGGAGGAACTGGCCGAGGAAGAACTCCGCCTGATGGAGCGCAACACCGCGCCCGACCCCGAGACCGTCGCCGCGCTCCTGGCCGCAGCCCTGCTCGGCGGCCGCCGGACCCGTACCGCCGGCGAACAGCTCGCCGAACGCATCGGGGCCCAGGGCGCGCTGCGGCTGCGCGACAAGGGAGGCGCGCTGCTCACCAGCTACCTCGACCAGGTGCTCGGCGGCGAACGCGACCGGCGCCTCGCCCCCCTGGACGCCCTCGACGTGGCCCCCGAACCGCAGGCCGAACTGATCGCCGCCCTGTCCGTACTGCAGAAGGAGAGGTGGCAGCGATGACTGCCGTCACTGACAAGGGTCCGGGCCGCAGCCGGGGCAGGAACCGCCGGCCGGAGGCGGCCGCCGCCCCCGGCACGGGCTCCGCACCGGAGACGCCCGGCACGGGCTGGGACGACGGGCTCATCGCCCGCCGGGCCTCGGCCGCCGCCGAGGACGGCGCGCCCGAAGCGGTCCCGGAGGCGCTTGCGGAGGACGACGTACGGCCCCAGGTGGAGGCGTACGCCACCGACAGCCCCCTCGTGCCGCGCCTGGACGCCCTGCGCGAACTCGTCGGACTCTCCCGGGCCCGGCTCGACCGGAGCGCGCTCGCCGAGGCGGGCCGGGTGCTCGACGAGGCCGCCGCCCGGCAGCGGCTCTCCTCCCGGCACACCGTCGTCGCCATCGCGGGAGCCAGCGGCAGCGGCAAGTCCGCCCTCTTCAACGCCCTCGCCGGCGCCCAGATCTCCGAGACCGGGCTCCGCAGGCCCACCACCGCGGCGCCGATCGCCTGCTCCTGGACGGACGGGGCCGCCGGTCTGCTGGACCGGCTGGCCGTGCCCGGCCGGCTCAGGCGCCGGCCGGGGACCGGCGGCACGGCGGCCGACGAGGCGCTCCAGGGCCTCGTCCTGGTCGACCTGCCCGACCACGACTCGGCGGCGCGCGGCCACCGCGACCAGGTGGA
It encodes the following:
- a CDS encoding sugar ABC transporter ATP-binding protein, which encodes MNMPVKGPDAGPAPGPVPVLALKGVSKSFGAVRALRDVSLELFPGEAHALAGENGAGKSTLIKALAGVHRPDNGVVLLDGEPVVFHGPAGARDAGIAVIYQEPTLFPDLSIAENIFMGRQPRRSFGRIDRRAVRETTAELMGRLGVDLDPDRPARGLSIADQQIVEIAKALSFDARVLIMDEPTAALTGSETARLFSVVRTLRAEGAAVLFISHRLDEIFELCQRVTTLRDGRWIASEPLDGLTEDDLVRRMVGRDLGELYPKQEAAVGEVALSVSRLTREGVFRDVSFEVRRGEIVALAGLVGAGRTEVAQAVFGVDRADAGEVRVNGTALRAGSPTAAMAAGLALVPEDRRQRGLVMEMSIERNIGLTGLGEVRRNGLVSRALEHDRAADWALRLQLKYSRLADTVGVLSGGNQQKVVLAKWLATEPTVLIVDEPTRGIDVGTKAEVHRLLSALAADGLAVLMISSDLPEVIGMADRVLVMHEGRLVAELPRADATEENVMKAATGLGERTAA
- a CDS encoding dynamin family protein; amino-acid sequence: MDVRPQLIDALSALRDRVAAVRLPLPLPGAPRARQTRTELLAQLDDYLLPRLKDPEAPLLAVIGGSTGAGKSTLVNSLVGRRVSEAGVLRPTTRTPVLVCHPDDHHWFTGVRVLPQLTRVWLSPEESADPGQCDDLDGFDGNAAEEGTALRVETAAGLPRGLALLDAPDIDSLVVRNRVLAAELICAADIWVMVTTASRYADAVPWHLLRTAKEYNASLVTVLDRVPHQVLAEVSRQYGALLTKAGLGEVPRFTIPELPESAGGGSGLLPTTAVAPLRAWLTHRAQDPAARQQAVGRTAAGVIDSLDVRMPALAGAVAAQYAAAVRLTGVVEDAYAKEGARVRRRLQNGGALAGDARTRWRGYPLYSTSEEVLDALVESLAALLECAVAAADEQIRTTWRREPAAGLFAFESAGREDGGWGPAEDIRGRIAMTVRRWRRVLEELAEEELRLMERNTAPDPETVAALLAAALLGGRRTRTAGEQLAERIGAQGALRLRDKGGALLTSYLDQVLGGERDRRLAPLDALDVAPEPQAELIAALSVLQKERWQR